The following are encoded in a window of Kiloniellales bacterium genomic DNA:
- a CDS encoding alcohol dehydrogenase family protein, translating into MTRDRFDTAGCERTMMAVVTTGNGGYDKLVYRAVPVPVPGPGEVLLRVLAAGVNNTEINTRLGWYSSSVTGGTEATAGVQEGAAEQKADGGWNEATPFPFIQGTDCCGRVAEVGPGVGEEILGRRVLVRACMRPEGYDSFENVWMASDFDGAFAEYVKVPAAEVFPVDCDWSDAELATIPCAYGTAENMLHRTAVESGEHVLVAGASGGVGSAAVQLAKRRGARVTAIAGAAKRDQVASIGADRVVERGSDLVALLGAESVDVVVDNVAGPAFPQMLKVLKRGGRYTSSGAIAGPMVSLDMRDMYLKDISLIGCTAWDEPVFPDLVSYIERGEIRPLLAKTYPLEKIAEAQRDFMKKEHFGNFVLVPPQAGA; encoded by the coding sequence ATGACCAGAGACCGCTTCGATACCGCCGGCTGCGAGCGGACCATGATGGCGGTGGTGACGACCGGGAACGGCGGCTACGACAAGCTGGTCTACCGCGCGGTGCCGGTTCCCGTGCCGGGCCCCGGCGAGGTCCTGCTCCGGGTCCTGGCGGCCGGCGTCAACAACACCGAGATCAATACGCGGTTGGGCTGGTACTCCTCCTCGGTCACCGGCGGCACGGAGGCAACCGCCGGCGTGCAGGAGGGGGCCGCCGAGCAGAAGGCCGATGGGGGCTGGAACGAGGCCACCCCCTTTCCCTTCATCCAGGGCACGGACTGCTGCGGCCGCGTGGCCGAGGTAGGGCCGGGCGTCGGCGAGGAGATCCTTGGGAGGCGCGTGCTGGTGCGCGCCTGCATGCGGCCCGAGGGCTACGACAGCTTCGAGAACGTCTGGATGGCCTCGGACTTCGACGGCGCCTTCGCCGAGTACGTCAAGGTGCCGGCCGCCGAGGTCTTCCCGGTCGACTGCGACTGGAGCGACGCGGAGCTTGCCACGATCCCCTGCGCCTATGGGACGGCGGAGAACATGCTGCACCGGACAGCTGTCGAGTCGGGCGAGCACGTCCTCGTCGCCGGGGCCTCGGGCGGCGTCGGCTCCGCCGCGGTGCAGCTTGCCAAGCGGCGCGGCGCCCGCGTCACGGCGATCGCCGGCGCGGCGAAGCGGGACCAGGTCGCGTCGATCGGCGCCGACCGGGTGGTCGAACGCGGCAGCGACCTGGTCGCCCTGCTCGGCGCGGAGAGCGTCGACGTCGTGGTCGACAACGTGGCCGGCCCGGCCTTTCCCCAGATGCTGAAGGTCCTGAAGCGCGGCGGGCGCTACACCTCGTCCGGCGCCATCGCCGGCCCCATGGTGAGCCTCGACATGCGGGACATGTACCTCAAGGACATCTCCCTGATCGGCTGCACCGCCTGGGACGAACCGGTGTTTCCCGACCTCGTCTCCTACATCGAGCGGGGCGAGATCCGGCCCCTGCTCGCCAAGACCTATCCCTTGGAGAAGATCGCCGAGGCCCAGCGGGACTTCATGAAGAAAGAGCACTTCGGGAACTTCGTCCTGGTCCCGCCGCAAGCCGGGGCCTGA
- a CDS encoding DUF971 domain-containing protein, whose protein sequence is MTTEERFAAPEGGTEHWPTELRYVSAEKRLVIAFDNGRSFSYPAELLRVESPSAEVQGHGAGQKQTVSGRRHVGIMEIEPVGNYAVKIKFDDLHDTGIFSWSYLYKLGEEQEHIWADYLAALEAQGLSRDP, encoded by the coding sequence ATGACCACAGAGGAGCGCTTCGCCGCCCCCGAGGGCGGCACCGAGCACTGGCCGACCGAGCTGCGCTACGTCTCGGCGGAGAAGCGGCTGGTGATCGCCTTCGACAACGGCCGGAGCTTCTCCTACCCGGCCGAGCTGCTGCGCGTGGAGAGCCCCTCGGCCGAGGTCCAGGGCCACGGAGCAGGGCAGAAGCAGACCGTTTCCGGCCGCCGCCACGTCGGCATCATGGAGATCGAGCCGGTCGGCAACTACGCGGTCAAGATCAAGTTCGACGACCTGCACGACACCGGCATCTTCTCCTGGTCCTACCTCTACAAGCTGGGCGAGGAGCAGGAGCACATCTGGGCCGACTACCTCGCCGCCCTGGAAGCGCAGGGGCTCAGCCGGGATCCCTGA
- a CDS encoding Trm112 family protein: MAPTKSGVDPKLLEILVCPITKAPLEYDAENQELISRQAKLAYPIRDGIPIMLADEARQLDD, encoded by the coding sequence ATGGCCCCTACAAAGTCCGGAGTCGACCCCAAGCTGCTCGAGATCCTGGTCTGCCCGATAACCAAGGCGCCGCTCGAGTACGACGCCGAGAACCAGGAGCTGATCAGCCGCCAGGCCAAGCTGGCCTACCCGATCCGCGACGGCATCCCGATCATGCTGGCGGACGAAGCCCGCCAGCTGGACGATTGA
- a CDS encoding LON peptidase substrate-binding domain-containing protein has product MTRSPFDPGFDQLPGTLPVFPLQGVLLLPGGRLPLRIFEPRYLNMVNDALAGDRLIGMIQPAEQDEEQGSAKIYETGCAGRITAFSETEDHHYLITLSGLIRFKVADELALLNGYRRVSPDYADFSHDMNEDQGEVDRGRMLTALSAYFEANGIEGDWDAIKDTPDERLVTSLAMVCPFDPPEKQAILEAATLQDRAETMTKILQMSIHEAESDAARH; this is encoded by the coding sequence ATGACCCGCTCGCCCTTCGATCCCGGCTTCGACCAGCTGCCCGGGACCCTGCCGGTCTTTCCGCTGCAAGGCGTCCTGCTGCTGCCGGGCGGGCGGCTGCCGCTCAGGATCTTCGAGCCGCGCTACCTCAACATGGTCAACGACGCCCTTGCCGGCGATCGCCTGATCGGCATGATCCAGCCGGCCGAGCAGGACGAGGAGCAGGGCAGCGCCAAGATCTACGAGACCGGCTGCGCCGGGCGCATCACCGCGTTCAGCGAGACCGAGGACCACCACTACCTGATCACCTTGAGCGGCCTGATCCGCTTCAAGGTGGCCGACGAGCTGGCGCTGCTGAACGGCTACCGCCGGGTTTCGCCTGACTACGCCGACTTCTCCCACGACATGAACGAAGATCAAGGCGAGGTCGACCGGGGGCGCATGCTGACCGCGCTCTCGGCCTATTTCGAAGCCAACGGCATCGAGGGCGACTGGGACGCAATCAAGGACACGCCCGACGAGCGCCTGGTCACCTCGCTGGCCATGGTCTGCCCCTTCGACCCGCCCGAGAAGCAGGCCATCCTGGAGGCCGCGACCCTGCAGGACCGGGCCGAGACCATGACCAAGATCCTGCAGATGTCGATCCATGAAGCGGAGAGCGACGCCGCGCGGCACTGA
- the trxA gene encoding thioredoxin, protein METIIGAAPQGGAPADLIKDSDTASFAQDVIEASMAAPVIVDFWAPWCGPCKQLGPLLEKAVKGARGAVRMVKVNIDENQDLAAQLRIQSVPTVYAFFQGRPVDGFQGALPESQVKSFVERLTQSAGGAGGPDPIEQALEEAEAALEAGQAGAATALLGQVLQHEPDNARALAGLVRGHVLAGDAAGAREILDGLTDELRRAPEVASAAASLELAEASAEAGDVADLRRRLAGNENDHQARFDLAMALYAAGQNEPAADELLELIRRDRAWNEEAARMQLLKFFEAWGPSDPVTLSARRRLSSLLFA, encoded by the coding sequence ATGGAAACCATTATCGGCGCGGCGCCCCAGGGCGGGGCACCGGCTGACCTGATCAAGGACAGCGACACGGCGAGTTTCGCCCAGGACGTGATCGAGGCCTCGATGGCGGCCCCGGTGATCGTCGACTTCTGGGCGCCCTGGTGCGGCCCCTGCAAGCAGCTCGGACCGCTGCTGGAAAAGGCGGTCAAGGGCGCGCGGGGGGCGGTGCGCATGGTCAAGGTCAACATCGACGAGAACCAGGACCTGGCCGCCCAGCTGCGCATCCAGTCGGTGCCCACGGTCTACGCCTTCTTCCAGGGCCGGCCGGTCGACGGCTTCCAGGGCGCCCTGCCGGAGAGCCAGGTCAAGAGCTTCGTCGAGCGCCTGACCCAGTCGGCCGGCGGCGCGGGCGGCCCGGACCCGATCGAGCAGGCGCTGGAGGAGGCCGAGGCGGCCCTCGAGGCCGGCCAGGCCGGCGCGGCCACGGCGCTGCTCGGCCAGGTCCTGCAGCACGAGCCGGACAACGCCCGCGCCCTGGCCGGCCTGGTGCGCGGCCACGTCCTGGCCGGCGACGCGGCCGGCGCCCGGGAGATCCTCGACGGCCTGACCGACGAGCTGAGGCGCGCGCCGGAGGTGGCCTCCGCGGCGGCCTCCCTCGAGCTGGCCGAGGCCAGCGCGGAGGCGGGCGACGTGGCCGACCTGCGCCGGCGCCTGGCCGGCAACGAGAACGACCACCAGGCGCGCTTCGACCTGGCCATGGCGCTCTACGCCGCGGGCCAGAACGAGCCGGCCGCCGACGAGCTGCTCGAGCTGATCCGGCGCGACCGGGCCTGGAACGAGGAGGCGGCACGCATGCAGCTGCTCAAGTTCTTCGAGGCCTGGGGACCGAGCGACCCGGTGACCCTCTCGGCGCGGCGCCGGCTCTCTTCGCTGCTGTTCGCATGA
- a CDS encoding prolyl-tRNA synthetase associated domain-containing protein encodes MSNEAIPQELASGGPPATPEALFERLGALGIEAATVEHPPVFTVEEAKALRGELPGAHIKNLFLRNKKGAMWLVVALEDRDVDLKRLGETLGAGRFSFGSAERLMRYLGVVPGAVTPFGILNDREGAVQVVLDRGLMGHGTVNCHPLVNTMTTALSPEALLRFLEAENHPPGFIDFDGS; translated from the coding sequence ATGTCGAACGAAGCAATCCCCCAGGAACTGGCCTCCGGTGGCCCGCCGGCGACGCCCGAGGCGCTGTTCGAACGGCTCGGCGCGCTCGGGATCGAGGCCGCCACGGTCGAGCACCCGCCGGTCTTCACCGTCGAGGAGGCCAAGGCGCTGCGCGGCGAGCTGCCCGGGGCGCACATCAAGAATCTCTTTCTGCGCAACAAGAAGGGCGCCATGTGGCTGGTGGTCGCCCTGGAGGACCGGGACGTCGACCTGAAGCGCCTGGGCGAGACGCTAGGCGCCGGGCGCTTTTCCTTCGGCAGCGCCGAGCGCCTGATGCGCTACCTGGGCGTGGTGCCCGGCGCGGTCACCCCCTTCGGCATCCTCAACGACCGGGAGGGCGCCGTGCAGGTGGTGCTGGACCGGGGCCTGATGGGGCACGGCACGGTCAACTGCCATCCGCTGGTCAACACCATGACCACGGCGCTCTCGCCCGAGGCGCTGCTGCGCTTCCTGGAGGCCGAGAACCACCCGCCGGGCTTCATCGACTTCGACGGAAGCTAG
- the gltS gene encoding sodium/glutamate symporter, whose protein sequence is MNLEIIDGVLQVDGFLTVTLGIIVLFVGKRVNEAIGFLREFSIPEPVTGGLLFSILFGLVYAASGTPVVFDLEARDVLLVYFFVTIGINASLKDLLAGGKPLAILLAITIGYMLVQNVTGISVAALFGAPAAGGMLAGSVSLIGGHGTAIAWAPRISAEYGIANAMEIGIACATFGLILASLMGGPIAKFLIVRHKLEPNTQEAHDVVVSEEQEKKGIGALDFLDAILAIHVCGIVGILLNEGLAKLGLQLPLFVTCLFAGILITNLVPRNFPRISGREWPSRTPAMALIAEMSLGTFLAMSLMSMQLWTLIDLAGPLLTVLTVQFLVAVAINIFVVFPAMGRNYDAAVVCSGFGGISLGSTPTAMANMSAVTKRYGASHLAFIIVPLVCAFFIDLANALMIPFFLANF, encoded by the coding sequence ATGAACCTGGAAATCATCGACGGTGTCTTGCAGGTCGACGGGTTCCTGACCGTCACGCTGGGCATCATCGTGCTCTTCGTCGGCAAGCGCGTGAACGAAGCGATCGGCTTCCTCCGGGAGTTCAGCATTCCGGAGCCGGTGACGGGGGGACTCCTCTTCTCCATCCTGTTCGGGCTCGTCTACGCGGCGAGCGGCACGCCGGTCGTCTTCGACTTGGAGGCCCGGGACGTCCTGCTGGTCTATTTCTTCGTCACGATCGGGATCAACGCGAGCCTGAAGGACCTGCTGGCGGGCGGCAAGCCGCTGGCGATCCTGTTGGCCATCACGATCGGCTACATGCTCGTCCAGAACGTGACCGGCATCTCGGTCGCTGCGCTGTTCGGCGCTCCCGCGGCGGGCGGCATGCTGGCCGGCTCGGTCTCGCTCATCGGCGGCCACGGGACCGCCATCGCCTGGGCGCCGCGCATCTCGGCGGAGTATGGCATCGCCAACGCCATGGAAATCGGAATTGCTTGCGCCACCTTCGGCCTGATCCTGGCGAGCCTGATGGGCGGGCCGATCGCGAAGTTCCTCATCGTCCGTCACAAGCTCGAGCCTAATACGCAGGAAGCGCACGACGTGGTTGTTTCCGAGGAACAGGAAAAGAAGGGCATCGGCGCCCTGGATTTCCTCGACGCCATCCTCGCCATCCACGTGTGCGGGATCGTCGGGATTCTCTTGAACGAAGGGCTGGCGAAGCTCGGCCTCCAGCTGCCGCTCTTCGTAACCTGCCTCTTCGCCGGCATCCTCATCACGAATTTGGTCCCCAGGAACTTCCCCAGGATCAGCGGGCGGGAATGGCCCTCGCGCACGCCGGCCATGGCGCTGATCGCGGAAATGTCCCTCGGCACCTTCCTGGCGATGTCGCTGATGAGCATGCAGCTCTGGACCCTGATCGACCTGGCCGGCCCCCTGCTCACCGTCCTTACCGTCCAGTTTCTGGTGGCGGTCGCCATCAACATCTTCGTGGTCTTCCCGGCCATGGGCAGGAACTACGACGCCGCCGTCGTCTGCTCCGGGTTCGGCGGGATCTCACTGGGCTCGACGCCGACGGCGATGGCCAACATGTCCGCCGTGACCAAGCGCTACGGCGCCTCGCACCTGGCCTTCATCATCGTGCCCCTGGTATGCGCCTTCTTCATCGATCTGGCGAACGCGCTCATGATCCCCTTCTTCCTCGCCAACTTCTGA
- a CDS encoding alpha/beta fold hydrolase — MTPIRILTGAFAVLMIALAVWRLEASRAGLSITELSVGETPVTVYRQPGATGPAVVIAHGFAGSRQFMEAFALSLARAGYLAVSFDFQGHGRNPRPMSGDVTRIDGTTALLLDELGGVIDAVLAMEGVAGPVALVGHSMASDIVVRRAVMDERVAAIVAVSMYSEAVAADRPDRLLVVSGEWERHLRAGGLAALRLVDPEAGEGETAVDPDSGLLRRAVVAPRVEHVGVLYSRVSLEEARAWIDEGLGRNSAAPVAGTGLWILVLLGGIVLLAWPLAALLPAGEGAAPDRPPRNVFFTATLIPALVAPLLLSFAEIRLLPVLVADYLALHLLLYGAIALAILWRRGIRLGGFAMVPALALLAFGVAVFGGALDRYAASFMPHAGRLPIILALAFGAVPFMLADSLLTEGGRALVWRRLFSKVAFLASLGFAVALDPESLYFLAMVFPVILLFFLVYGLMGSWVGRRTGKPMVPGLALGLILAWALGVSFPMIAA, encoded by the coding sequence ATGACGCCAATCCGCATCCTGACCGGCGCCTTTGCGGTCCTAATGATCGCGCTGGCCGTCTGGCGTCTCGAGGCGTCCCGCGCGGGTCTTTCCATAACCGAACTCTCGGTCGGGGAAACGCCGGTCACGGTCTACCGTCAGCCGGGCGCCACCGGCCCCGCAGTCGTCATCGCCCACGGCTTCGCCGGCTCGCGGCAGTTCATGGAGGCCTTCGCCCTGTCGCTGGCCCGCGCCGGCTATCTCGCGGTCAGCTTCGATTTCCAGGGCCACGGGCGCAACCCGCGGCCCATGTCAGGCGACGTCACGCGAATCGACGGGACGACCGCCTTGCTGCTCGACGAGCTGGGCGGGGTGATCGACGCCGTCCTGGCCATGGAGGGGGTCGCCGGACCGGTTGCCTTGGTCGGCCACTCCATGGCGTCCGACATCGTGGTCCGGCGCGCCGTGATGGACGAGCGCGTGGCCGCCATCGTCGCCGTCTCGATGTATTCCGAGGCGGTCGCCGCGGACCGGCCGGACCGCCTGCTGGTCGTCAGCGGCGAATGGGAGCGCCACCTGCGCGCCGGCGGTCTCGCCGCGCTCCGTCTCGTCGATCCCGAGGCCGGAGAGGGCGAGACGGCGGTCGATCCGGACAGCGGGCTCCTGCGCCGCGCCGTGGTCGCGCCGCGGGTCGAGCACGTCGGCGTGCTCTACAGCCGCGTCTCCCTGGAAGAGGCGCGCGCCTGGATCGACGAGGGCTTGGGGCGGAACAGCGCCGCGCCGGTCGCCGGCACCGGCCTCTGGATCCTGGTCCTGCTAGGCGGAATCGTCCTGCTCGCCTGGCCGCTGGCGGCGCTCCTGCCGGCGGGTGAAGGCGCAGCGCCGGACCGGCCGCCGCGGAACGTTTTTTTCACCGCGACCCTGATCCCCGCGCTGGTCGCGCCGCTGCTGCTTTCCTTCGCCGAGATCCGCCTGCTGCCGGTGCTGGTCGCCGACTACCTGGCGCTGCACCTATTGCTCTACGGCGCGATCGCCCTCGCGATCCTGTGGCGCCGGGGAATCCGTCTGGGCGGCTTCGCGATGGTGCCGGCGCTCGCGCTCCTGGCCTTCGGCGTCGCGGTCTTCGGCGGCGCGCTCGACCGCTACGCGGCGAGCTTCATGCCCCACGCCGGGCGGCTGCCGATCATCCTCGCCCTGGCCTTCGGCGCCGTTCCCTTCATGCTGGCGGACAGCCTGCTGACCGAGGGCGGCCGGGCGCTGGTCTGGCGGCGCCTTTTCAGCAAGGTCGCCTTCCTCGCCTCGCTCGGCTTCGCCGTGGCGCTCGATCCCGAGAGCCTCTACTTCCTCGCCATGGTCTTTCCGGTGATCCTGCTCTTCTTCCTGGTCTACGGGCTGATGGGCAGCTGGGTCGGACGGCGCACCGGAAAGCCGATGGTCCCCGGCCTCGCGCTCGGCCTGATCCTCGCCTGGGCGCTCGGCGTCAGCTTTCCCATGATCGCCGCGTAG
- a CDS encoding DUF2237 domain-containing protein, giving the protein MTALDRNVFGFPLESCSSDPLTGFFRDGCCRTGPKDRGRHVVCARVTRDFLQFSLRRGNDLVTPRPAFGFPGLKPGDFWCLCVERWKEALDQGVAPPVRLAATHEAALAYVSLDELERHALDRQALRA; this is encoded by the coding sequence ATGACGGCTCTGGACCGCAACGTCTTCGGCTTTCCCCTGGAGTCCTGCTCAAGCGACCCGCTGACCGGCTTCTTCCGCGACGGGTGTTGCCGCACGGGGCCTAAGGACCGCGGGCGGCACGTTGTCTGCGCGCGGGTTACCCGAGACTTCCTGCAGTTCTCCCTGCGGCGCGGCAATGATCTCGTGACGCCCCGCCCCGCTTTCGGGTTTCCCGGACTGAAGCCGGGCGACTTCTGGTGCCTCTGCGTTGAGCGCTGGAAGGAAGCGCTGGATCAAGGGGTCGCACCGCCGGTCAGGCTGGCGGCGACCCACGAAGCTGCGCTCGCCTACGTGAGCCTTGACGAGCTGGAGCGTCACGCCCTCGACCGCCAGGCGCTGCGCGCCTAG
- a CDS encoding tetratricopeptide repeat protein, translated as MRLKIPELGGIEISEEAEALCRIAMTHYAGLGVEQDPVRAAALFAKAADAGHPVAANQLGAMLEQGDGVRPNPARAAAFYRQAAEAGLALAQLNLGVLHHHGRGVALDLGAARGWYEKASAQNEPTALVNLGVLLARGEGGPKDRDRAHALWERASDLGEPLAAFNLGMAHAGGHEVAVDFGRACYWFERARALGHPSAQAALDEIRPLMSEAETAFAREALLSARRNLS; from the coding sequence ATGCGGCTCAAGATCCCCGAGCTCGGCGGAATCGAGATATCCGAGGAGGCCGAGGCCCTCTGCCGGATTGCCATGACGCACTATGCGGGGCTCGGGGTCGAGCAGGACCCGGTCCGCGCCGCGGCGCTCTTCGCCAAGGCGGCGGATGCCGGCCATCCGGTCGCCGCCAACCAGCTCGGCGCCATGCTGGAGCAGGGCGACGGCGTCCGTCCGAACCCCGCTCGGGCTGCGGCCTTCTATCGCCAGGCCGCTGAAGCCGGCTTGGCGCTTGCTCAGCTGAACCTCGGGGTGCTCCACCATCACGGCCGCGGCGTCGCCCTGGACCTCGGGGCGGCCCGGGGCTGGTACGAGAAGGCGTCGGCGCAGAACGAGCCGACCGCTCTGGTCAACCTCGGCGTGCTCCTGGCGCGCGGCGAGGGTGGCCCCAAGGACCGGGACAGAGCCCACGCGCTGTGGGAGAGAGCCAGCGACCTGGGCGAGCCCTTGGCCGCCTTTAATCTCGGCATGGCCCACGCCGGCGGACACGAAGTCGCCGTCGACTTCGGCCGGGCGTGCTACTGGTTCGAGAGGGCGCGGGCCCTGGGGCACCCGAGCGCGCAGGCGGCGCTCGACGAGATCAGGCCGTTGATGAGCGAGGCCGAGACCGCCTTCGCCCGCGAGGCGCTCCTCTCGGCGCGGCGGAACCTCTCGTAA
- a CDS encoding SulP family inorganic anion transporter, protein MAAKQSHGGGQGHKSLLTRYVPILEWLPKYQLSWLRPDIVAGLTVWAVLVPEAMAYAGIAGVHPIIGLYTVPIPLIAYAIFGTSRTMIIGPDSATALISGVTIGAVVAKHGSAPFEALTAALAVMVGVFFLLFGLLRMGWVANFISTPVMKGFIQGLVWITIIGQVPKLFGIEGGGGNFFEKTWDVFQKLPGANPTTTVIGLVSLALLFAIARFLPRVPGALTTVVIAIVAVSVFGLGDKGVEIVGSVKAGLPPFGIPDVKLADLAAIVPGALAIVLLGYAESLGAAKAAQEKSGGEIDPNQELVSHGPANLGAGLSGGFIVVGSLSKTSVAMGAGGKTQLSSLINAGFVFLTLMFLMPLFENLPHATLGAIVIHAMLGLMDFGYLKRLRGISAQEFALAMSAFAGVLVFGVLQGIGIGVVLSIVALIYRASYPSTAVLGRIPGQEAYRDVKRHPEAEVLPGLLLFRFDSILFFANANHFADTLKNAVGTAEVPVKAVLVDAETVSVIDTTACDALIKLQSELAEQKIALAFARVRDPVRDVMQRSGVEAAVGAERFYDRITEGVTALRDQTTEKRS, encoded by the coding sequence ATGGCGGCGAAGCAATCACACGGCGGCGGTCAGGGGCACAAGTCACTGCTGACCCGCTACGTGCCGATCCTCGAGTGGCTGCCCAAGTATCAGCTTTCCTGGCTGCGGCCGGATATCGTTGCGGGACTCACGGTCTGGGCGGTCCTGGTGCCAGAAGCCATGGCCTATGCGGGGATCGCCGGCGTGCATCCCATCATCGGGCTCTACACCGTGCCGATCCCGCTGATCGCCTATGCGATTTTCGGCACCTCGCGGACCATGATCATCGGGCCCGATTCTGCGACCGCCCTGATCTCCGGGGTCACCATCGGCGCGGTCGTGGCGAAGCACGGCTCGGCTCCCTTCGAGGCCCTGACCGCGGCGCTGGCTGTGATGGTGGGCGTCTTCTTCCTGCTTTTCGGGCTGCTGCGGATGGGCTGGGTCGCCAACTTCATCTCGACTCCCGTGATGAAGGGCTTCATCCAGGGCCTGGTCTGGATCACCATCATCGGCCAGGTGCCCAAGCTCTTCGGGATCGAGGGCGGCGGCGGCAACTTCTTCGAGAAGACTTGGGACGTATTCCAGAAGCTGCCCGGGGCCAACCCGACGACCACTGTCATCGGGCTCGTAAGCCTCGCCCTACTTTTCGCCATTGCGCGCTTCCTGCCGCGCGTGCCCGGGGCGCTCACCACCGTGGTCATCGCTATCGTTGCGGTCAGCGTCTTCGGGCTTGGCGACAAGGGCGTCGAGATCGTTGGCAGCGTCAAGGCCGGCCTGCCGCCCTTCGGCATTCCCGACGTCAAGCTTGCCGATTTGGCGGCGATCGTCCCGGGCGCGCTCGCCATTGTGCTGCTGGGATACGCGGAATCCCTCGGGGCCGCCAAGGCGGCGCAGGAGAAGTCGGGCGGCGAAATCGATCCCAATCAGGAACTGGTCAGCCACGGGCCGGCCAACCTCGGTGCTGGTCTGAGCGGCGGCTTCATCGTTGTCGGCAGTCTTTCCAAGACCTCGGTGGCCATGGGCGCCGGCGGCAAGACCCAGCTGTCGTCGCTGATCAACGCGGGCTTCGTGTTCCTGACCTTGATGTTCCTGATGCCGCTGTTCGAGAACTTGCCGCATGCGACGCTCGGCGCCATCGTGATCCACGCCATGCTGGGTCTGATGGACTTCGGCTATCTGAAGCGGCTGCGCGGCATCAGCGCGCAGGAGTTCGCACTCGCCATGAGCGCCTTCGCCGGCGTACTGGTCTTCGGCGTCCTCCAAGGCATAGGGATCGGCGTGGTCCTCTCGATCGTCGCGCTGATCTACCGGGCGAGCTATCCGAGCACGGCGGTCTTGGGGCGGATTCCGGGCCAGGAAGCCTACCGGGACGTTAAGCGGCATCCGGAGGCCGAGGTTTTGCCCGGCCTGCTCCTGTTCCGTTTCGACAGCATCCTCTTCTTTGCCAACGCCAACCATTTCGCCGATACGCTCAAGAACGCGGTCGGCACCGCCGAGGTGCCGGTCAAAGCGGTTCTCGTCGACGCCGAGACCGTGAGCGTGATCGACACGACCGCTTGCGACGCCCTGATAAAGCTGCAGTCCGAGCTCGCCGAGCAGAAAATAGCGCTCGCCTTCGCGCGGGTCCGTGACCCGGTGCGTGACGTGATGCAGCGGTCCGGCGTGGAAGCCGCGGTCGGGGCCGAGCGCTTTTACGACCGCATAACCGAGGGCGTGACCGCCTTGCGTGATCAGACGACGGAGAAGCGCTCTTGA